The Pantoea nemavictus genome includes a region encoding these proteins:
- a CDS encoding aminodeoxychorismate synthase component II translates to MLLLIDNYDSFTWNLYQYFCELGADVRVVRNDAITLQEIEALPLTHLVISPGPCTPDQSGISLAAIRHFAGRVPILGVCLGHQAIAQAYGAQVVRARQVMHGKTSRIQHSNQGVFRNLNNPLTVTRYHSLIVARDTLPAEFEITAWSLRDGEPDEIMGFRHRTLPLEGVQFHPESILSEQGHQLLANFLSA, encoded by the coding sequence ATGCTGCTGCTAATCGATAACTACGACTCCTTCACCTGGAATCTTTACCAATACTTCTGCGAACTCGGCGCGGATGTGCGCGTGGTGCGCAACGATGCCATTACGCTGCAAGAGATTGAAGCGTTGCCGCTAACGCATCTGGTGATTTCGCCAGGCCCGTGCACGCCAGATCAATCCGGCATCTCGCTTGCCGCCATTCGCCACTTTGCCGGGCGCGTACCGATTCTCGGCGTTTGCCTTGGGCATCAGGCGATCGCCCAAGCGTACGGTGCGCAGGTGGTACGTGCGCGGCAGGTGATGCACGGTAAAACCTCGCGCATACAACACAGCAATCAAGGTGTGTTCCGCAACCTGAATAACCCGCTTACCGTAACGCGCTATCATTCGCTGATTGTGGCGCGTGATACGCTGCCCGCTGAGTTTGAAATCACCGCGTGGAGCCTGCGCGACGGCGAGCCGGATGAGATTATGGGCTTCCGCCATCGCACCTTGCCGCTGGAAGGCGTGCAGTTCCATCCGGAAAGCATCCTCAGTGAACAAGGCCACCAACTGCTGGCTAATTTCCTCAGCGCGTAA
- a CDS encoding putative adenosine monophosphate-protein transferase Fic, with product MADNSLAVRDPYLWHNDSVLKNRLDIHDEVQLRKAELAFSSARLATLELGPRSIGLPRLCHIHRTLFQDLYSWAGELRTIDIWRDETPYCHCEYIEKEGNTLMQALEEERGLADLPAETFRARIAHYYCEIFVLHPFRAGNGRAQRIFFEQLALHAGYQLSWETLEREEWRAAISAGVAGDLDPLTAQFAKVVSPVS from the coding sequence ATGGCGGATAACAGCTTAGCGGTGCGCGATCCCTACCTGTGGCATAACGACAGCGTGCTGAAGAATCGCCTCGACATTCACGACGAAGTGCAGCTGCGTAAAGCCGAACTGGCCTTCAGCAGCGCGCGTCTGGCGACGTTAGAACTGGGGCCGCGCAGCATCGGCTTGCCGCGGTTGTGCCATATTCATCGCACGCTGTTTCAGGATCTCTACAGCTGGGCGGGAGAGCTGCGCACTATCGATATCTGGCGTGATGAAACGCCCTATTGCCACTGCGAATACATCGAGAAAGAGGGCAATACGCTGATGCAGGCGCTGGAAGAGGAGCGCGGTTTAGCCGACCTGCCAGCGGAAACGTTCAGGGCGCGCATCGCTCATTACTACTGTGAGATTTTCGTCCTGCATCCATTCCGCGCTGGCAACGGACGCGCGCAGCGCATCTTCTTCGAGCAGCTGGCGTTGCACGCCGGTTATCAGCTGTCGTGGGAAACACTCGAACGCGAGGAGTGGCGCGCCGCGATCTCGGCTGGCGTCGCGGGCGATCTGGATCCGCTTACTGCCCAGTTTGCGAAAGTGGTGAGCCCGGTCAGCTAA
- a CDS encoding YhfG family protein, which translates to MTSKLTEKQKATLWQQRRAASYQASCRLAGYTSSEPLIDAEHAEERLASLRRQYGG; encoded by the coding sequence ATGACCAGCAAACTCACCGAGAAACAGAAAGCCACGTTGTGGCAGCAGCGCCGTGCTGCGAGCTATCAAGCCAGCTGTCGCCTGGCCGGTTACACGTCGAGTGAACCTTTAATCGATGCAGAACACGCCGAAGAACGACTGGCGTCGCTGAGGAGACAATATGGCGGATAA
- the ppiA gene encoding peptidylprolyl isomerase A — protein sequence MLKRTLTAAVALLALSSVSSAALAAKGDTHVLLTTSAGNIELELNNQKAPVSVKNFVDYVNNGFYNNTIFHRVIPGFMIQGGGFTTDMQQKQTVAPIKNEADNGLRNLRGTISMARTADKDSATSQFFLNVADNAFLDHGQRDFGYAVFGKVVKGQDVVDKIAQVPTKDVGPYQNVPSKPIVILSAKVLP from the coding sequence ATGCTTAAACGTACTTTAACAGCGGCTGTTGCCCTGTTAGCGCTCTCTTCTGTATCTTCTGCCGCTCTGGCAGCCAAAGGGGATACTCATGTGCTGCTCACCACGTCTGCGGGCAATATTGAACTCGAACTGAACAACCAGAAAGCCCCGGTTTCGGTGAAAAACTTCGTCGATTACGTCAACAATGGTTTCTACAACAACACCATTTTCCACCGCGTTATTCCTGGCTTTATGATTCAGGGCGGCGGATTCACGACGGATATGCAGCAGAAGCAAACTGTTGCGCCAATCAAAAACGAAGCCGACAACGGCTTGCGTAATCTGCGCGGCACCATTTCAATGGCGCGTACCGCAGATAAAGATAGCGCCACCAGCCAATTCTTCCTCAACGTGGCAGATAACGCGTTCCTCGATCACGGTCAGCGTGATTTTGGTTATGCGGTGTTTGGTAAAGTTGTGAAAGGCCAGGATGTGGTCGATAAGATAGCTCAGGTGCCGACCAAAGATGTGGGCCCGTACCAAAATGTGCCGTCAAAACCGATTGTTATCCTCTCCGCCAAAGTCCTGCCTTAA
- the tsgA gene encoding MFS transporter TsgA, with product MTNRNRLGLTWISYFSYALTGALVIVTGMVLDNIAQYFQRPISEMSNTFTFLNAGILVSVFLNAWLMVIVPLKRQLIFGFVLMILAVAGLMTSHDLTVFSLCMFVLGVVSGITMSIGTFLITHLYDGRQRGARLLFTDSFFSMAGTIFPIIAGILLARALPWYWVYACIGVIYVAIFVLTLFIEFPVLKSEAAKPGVEKEKWGIGVLFLSIAALCYILGQLGFISWVPEYATKSMGMDIAAAGQLVGNFWTAYMVGMWVFSFVLRFFDLQRILMVLAALATGLMYWFVTSKDAGMLHWIIMTLGFSSSAIYTTIITLGSLQTKVSSPKLVNFILTCGTVGTMLTFVVTGPIVATGGAHAALSTANGLYAVVFVMCVLLGFVTKHRQHGHVTH from the coding sequence ATGACAAACCGTAATCGGCTCGGCCTTACCTGGATTAGCTATTTCTCCTATGCGCTCACCGGCGCACTAGTGATCGTAACCGGTATGGTGCTGGACAATATCGCGCAGTACTTCCAACGCCCTATCTCAGAAATGAGCAACACCTTTACTTTCCTTAATGCGGGCATTTTGGTGTCGGTGTTTCTGAACGCCTGGCTGATGGTGATTGTGCCGCTGAAGCGTCAGTTGATTTTTGGCTTCGTGCTGATGATCCTCGCCGTCGCTGGCCTGATGACCAGCCACGATCTCACCGTCTTCTCGCTGTGCATGTTCGTGCTCGGCGTGGTCAGCGGAATTACCATGTCGATCGGCACCTTCCTGATCACCCATCTGTACGACGGTCGTCAACGCGGCGCACGTCTGCTGTTCACCGATTCATTCTTCAGCATGGCGGGCACCATTTTCCCGATTATCGCCGGTATCCTGCTGGCGCGTGCGCTGCCATGGTATTGGGTCTATGCCTGCATCGGCGTGATTTATGTCGCGATCTTTGTGCTTACGCTGTTCATTGAGTTCCCGGTATTGAAAAGCGAGGCTGCTAAGCCAGGCGTGGAGAAAGAGAAGTGGGGCATCGGCGTACTGTTCCTGTCGATTGCGGCGCTGTGCTACATCCTTGGCCAGCTCGGCTTCATCTCCTGGGTACCGGAATACGCCACCAAATCAATGGGCATGGATATTGCCGCTGCCGGTCAACTGGTAGGTAATTTCTGGACCGCGTATATGGTCGGCATGTGGGTGTTTAGCTTCGTGCTGCGCTTCTTCGATCTGCAACGCATTCTGATGGTGCTGGCAGCACTGGCAACGGGTTTGATGTATTGGTTCGTCACGTCCAAAGATGCTGGCATGCTGCACTGGATCATCATGACGCTGGGCTTCAGCTCTAGCGCCATTTACACCACCATCATCACGCTGGGCTCGCTGCAAACCAAGGTCTCTTCCCCGAAGCTGGTGAACTTCATCCTGACCTGCGGCACCGTCGGCACCATGCTGACGTTCGTGGTGACCGGCCCAATCGTGGCAACCGGTGGCGCACATGCGGCGCTCTCTACCGCCAACGGTTTGTACGCCGTGGTGTTTGTAATGTGTGTTCTGCTGGGCTTTGTCACCAAACATCGCCAGCATGGCCACGTTACTCACTAA
- a CDS encoding cytosine deaminase yields MANPSLKWINNLRLAGQQGLWQIEIDNGKIAHLRPQPPQTAVQADALDAEGGLASAPFIEPHIHLDTTQTAGEPAWNQSGTLFEGIERWAERKALLSHEDVKQRAQQTLKWQIANGIQHVRTHVDVSDPTLTALKAMLEVKAEMAPWIDIQIVAFPQEGILSYPNGEALLEEALRMGADVVGAIPHYEFTREYGVESLHKTFALANRYDRLVDVHCDEIDDEQSRFVETVAALAHRDGNGERVTASHTTAMHSYNNAYTSRLFRLLKLSNINFVANPLVNIHLQGRFDSYPKRRGITRVKELLEANINVCFGHDDVFDPWYPLGTASMLQVLHMGLHVCQLMGYEQIDNGLQLITANSAKTLQLANYGIQPGHEASLIILPAESGFDAVRRQVPVRYSLRKGVLVAATQPASSEIYLAEKEAVTFKR; encoded by the coding sequence ATGGCAAACCCGTCACTGAAGTGGATTAACAACCTGCGCTTAGCGGGTCAGCAAGGCTTGTGGCAAATCGAAATCGACAACGGCAAAATTGCGCACCTTCGCCCGCAGCCGCCACAAACGGCTGTACAGGCTGACGCGTTGGATGCTGAGGGAGGACTGGCGAGCGCACCGTTTATCGAGCCGCACATACACCTCGACACCACGCAAACCGCCGGTGAGCCTGCATGGAACCAATCCGGCACGCTGTTTGAAGGCATTGAACGCTGGGCGGAGCGTAAAGCGTTGCTCAGCCATGAGGATGTTAAACAGCGCGCGCAGCAAACGCTGAAGTGGCAAATCGCCAACGGTATTCAGCACGTGCGCACACATGTTGATGTCTCCGATCCCACGCTTACCGCGTTAAAAGCGATGCTGGAAGTGAAAGCGGAAATGGCACCGTGGATCGATATCCAGATTGTGGCATTTCCGCAGGAGGGCATTCTCTCTTATCCCAACGGTGAAGCCTTGCTGGAAGAGGCGCTGCGCATGGGCGCGGATGTGGTTGGCGCGATTCCGCATTACGAATTTACCCGCGAATATGGCGTCGAGTCGCTGCATAAGACGTTTGCGCTGGCCAATCGCTACGATCGGCTGGTGGATGTGCATTGTGATGAGATTGATGATGAGCAGTCGCGCTTTGTCGAAACGGTGGCGGCGCTGGCGCATCGCGATGGCAACGGCGAACGCGTCACCGCCAGCCACACCACGGCGATGCACTCATACAACAATGCTTACACGTCGCGGCTGTTTCGCCTGCTCAAGCTTTCCAATATCAATTTCGTCGCCAATCCGCTGGTGAATATCCATCTGCAAGGGCGCTTTGATAGCTATCCCAAACGTCGCGGCATCACGCGGGTGAAAGAGCTGCTGGAGGCCAATATCAACGTCTGTTTCGGGCACGATGACGTGTTCGATCCCTGGTATCCGCTTGGCACCGCCAGCATGCTGCAGGTGTTGCATATGGGACTGCACGTCTGTCAGTTGATGGGCTACGAGCAGATCGATAACGGATTACAGCTGATTACAGCGAACAGCGCCAAAACCCTGCAGCTGGCGAATTACGGTATTCAGCCGGGCCACGAGGCCAGTTTGATTATTCTGCCGGCGGAGAGCGGATTTGATGCCGTGCGGCGTCAGGTGCCGGTGCGTTATTCGCTGCGCAAAGGGGTATTAGTGGCAGCGACGCAGCCAGCCAGCAGTGAAATCTATTTAGCGGAAAAAGAAGCGGTAACGTTTAAGCGGTGA
- the nirB gene encoding nitrite reductase large subunit NirB, with protein MSKHSVVIIGNGMVGHRFIEELIDKDVSNQFSITVFCEEPRVAYDRVHLSAYFSHHTAEELSLVREGYYQKHQVNVLLGERAITINRDEKLIHSNTGRAVHYDTLIFATGSYPWIPPIKGAEGSDCFVYRTIEDLNAIEACSRRSKRGAVIGGGLLGLEAAGALKNLGIETHVIEFAPVLMAEQLDPQGGEQLRRKIEQMGVRVHTGKNTQQIVHHAKGGKTLEFADGSALDVDFIVFSTGIRPQDKLAKQCGLTLGQRGGIDINDHCQTSDAAIYAIGECAAWQNRIYGLVAPGYKMAQVASDRLMGRNNAFAGADMSAKLKLLGVDVGGIGDAHGRTPGARSYLWLDEQKNIYKRLIVSEDNRTLLGAVLVGDTSDYGNLLQLALNNITLPENPELLILPAGSGEKPAMGVDSLPDSAQICSCFDVSKGDIVKAVQGGCHTVAALKAETRAGTGCGGCIPLITQVLNGELSRQGIEINNHLCEHFPYSRQELYHLIRVEEIKSFDALLAKYGQGYGCEVCKPTVGSLLASCWNEYVLKPQLAPLQDSNDLFLGNIQKDGTYSVIPRSAGGEITPEGLMAIGAVARQYNLYTKITGSQRIGLFGAQRDDLPAIWTLLIEAGFETGQAYAKALRMAKTCVGSVWCRFGVGDSLGFGIELENRYKGIRTPHKMKFGVSGCTRECAEAQGKDVGIIATEKGWNLYVCGNGGMKPRHADLLAADLDRDTLLHYLDRFMMFYIRTGDRLQRTSLWLESMDGGIDYLRSVIVDDKLGLNAQLESELTRLRGEVECEWTATVQHPQQHNHFNTFINSDQRDPLVQHINQRDQHRPARPDERIAITLIEEIDA; from the coding sequence ATGAGCAAGCACAGTGTCGTTATTATTGGCAACGGCATGGTCGGCCACCGCTTTATAGAAGAACTTATCGACAAAGATGTTTCGAATCAGTTTTCGATAACCGTTTTCTGTGAAGAACCCCGGGTCGCCTATGATCGCGTCCACCTTTCCGCCTATTTCTCCCATCACACCGCTGAAGAACTTTCACTGGTTCGCGAAGGTTATTACCAGAAGCATCAGGTGAATGTATTGCTTGGCGAACGCGCCATCACCATTAACCGCGACGAAAAACTGATTCACTCTAATACCGGTCGCGCGGTGCATTATGACACGCTGATTTTCGCCACCGGATCCTACCCATGGATTCCCCCCATCAAAGGTGCGGAAGGCAGCGATTGCTTTGTCTATCGCACCATTGAAGATCTGAACGCCATTGAAGCCTGTTCCCGTCGCAGCAAACGCGGCGCGGTGATTGGCGGCGGCTTGCTGGGGCTCGAAGCTGCAGGCGCGCTGAAAAACCTCGGCATTGAAACCCACGTGATTGAGTTCGCACCCGTGCTGATGGCGGAGCAGCTCGATCCGCAAGGCGGCGAGCAGCTGCGACGCAAAATCGAGCAGATGGGCGTACGCGTCCACACCGGCAAAAACACCCAGCAAATCGTCCATCATGCCAAAGGCGGTAAAACGCTAGAGTTTGCCGACGGCAGCGCGCTGGATGTTGATTTCATCGTCTTCTCTACCGGCATTCGTCCACAGGACAAACTGGCTAAGCAGTGCGGTCTGACGCTAGGTCAGCGCGGCGGCATCGACATTAACGATCATTGCCAAACCAGCGATGCGGCCATCTACGCTATCGGCGAATGCGCCGCCTGGCAGAACCGTATTTATGGCTTAGTTGCGCCGGGCTATAAAATGGCACAGGTCGCCAGCGATAGGCTGATGGGCCGCAATAATGCCTTTGCCGGTGCAGACATGAGCGCCAAGCTGAAACTGCTGGGCGTGGATGTCGGGGGCATTGGTGATGCGCATGGCCGCACGCCGGGCGCGCGCAGCTACCTGTGGCTCGACGAACAGAAAAATATCTATAAGCGGCTGATTGTCAGCGAAGATAACCGCACATTGCTGGGCGCGGTGCTGGTGGGTGACACCAGCGATTACGGCAATCTGCTGCAGCTGGCGCTGAATAACATCACGTTACCCGAAAATCCCGAATTGCTGATCCTGCCTGCAGGCAGCGGCGAGAAACCGGCAATGGGCGTTGATTCGCTGCCGGATAGCGCACAGATCTGCTCCTGCTTCGACGTGAGTAAAGGCGATATCGTCAAGGCCGTGCAGGGCGGTTGCCACACCGTAGCGGCGCTGAAAGCCGAAACCCGCGCCGGAACCGGTTGCGGCGGCTGCATTCCCTTGATTACGCAGGTACTGAACGGTGAACTGAGCCGTCAGGGCATCGAAATCAACAATCATCTGTGTGAGCACTTCCCTTACTCGCGTCAGGAGCTGTATCACCTGATTCGCGTAGAAGAGATCAAATCGTTTGACGCGCTGCTGGCCAAATATGGTCAGGGCTACGGCTGCGAAGTGTGTAAGCCCACCGTGGGTTCGCTGCTGGCCTCGTGCTGGAACGAGTACGTACTGAAGCCACAGCTGGCACCGCTGCAGGACAGCAACGATCTGTTCCTCGGCAATATTCAGAAAGATGGCACTTACTCGGTGATCCCGCGCTCAGCCGGAGGTGAAATTACCCCGGAAGGGTTGATGGCGATTGGCGCCGTGGCGCGCCAGTACAATCTTTACACCAAAATCACCGGCTCGCAGCGTATTGGCCTGTTTGGCGCGCAGCGTGACGATCTGCCTGCCATCTGGACACTGCTGATTGAGGCCGGTTTTGAAACCGGACAGGCGTATGCCAAAGCGCTGCGCATGGCGAAAACCTGCGTCGGCAGCGTCTGGTGCCGCTTTGGCGTTGGCGACAGCCTTGGCTTCGGCATCGAGCTGGAGAATCGCTACAAAGGCATTCGTACCCCGCACAAGATGAAGTTTGGCGTCTCCGGCTGCACCCGTGAATGCGCGGAAGCTCAGGGCAAAGACGTAGGCATTATCGCCACCGAAAAAGGCTGGAACCTGTATGTGTGCGGCAATGGCGGCATGAAACCTCGTCACGCCGATCTGCTGGCTGCCGATCTCGATCGCGACACGCTGCTGCACTATCTGGATCGCTTCATGATGTTCTACATCCGCACCGGCGACCGCCTGCAGCGAACTTCGCTATGGCTGGAAAGCATGGATGGCGGTATCGACTATCTGCGCAGCGTCATTGTTGACGACAAGCTTGGCCTCAATGCGCAGCTTGAAAGCGAGCTGACTCGCCTGCGCGGCGAAGTTGAGTGCGAATGGACCGCGACGGTGCAACATCCGCAGCAGCACAATCACTTCAACACCTTTATCAACAGCGATCAGCGCGATCCGCTGGTGCAGCATATTAACCAACGCGATCAGCATCGCCCGGCGCGTCCCGACGAGCGCATTGCGATCACCCTGATTGAGGAGATCGACGCATGA
- the nirD gene encoding nitrite reductase small subunit NirD, giving the protein MSQWHPVCELNQILPATGVCALVKGQQIAIFRPRDDEQLYALSNIDPFAQASVLSRGLIAEHQQALWVASPLKKQRFRLSDGFCLEDEARSVASYPVRVSAGKVEICA; this is encoded by the coding sequence ATGAGCCAGTGGCATCCGGTGTGTGAACTCAACCAAATTCTCCCGGCGACCGGCGTTTGCGCCCTCGTCAAAGGCCAGCAGATTGCCATTTTCCGACCGCGCGATGATGAGCAGCTCTACGCATTAAGCAATATTGATCCTTTCGCCCAGGCCAGCGTGTTATCACGCGGTTTGATTGCTGAGCACCAGCAAGCGCTGTGGGTGGCAAGCCCACTGAAAAAGCAGCGCTTCCGCCTGAGTGATGGCTTTTGTCTGGAAGACGAAGCGCGTTCCGTGGCGAGCTATCCGGTGCGCGTCAGCGCAGGCAAGGTTGAGATATGTGCCTGA
- the nirC gene encoding nitrite transporter NirC: MFTDTLNKCAANAARIVRTAQHSPLAFWIGSAMAGAYVGLAIILIFTLGNLVDAAYRPLLMGATFGIALTLVIIAGSELFTGHTMFLTIGVKAGTIKQGQMWCVLPQTWLGNLVGSVLVALIYYYAAGPLLPNAGSLIHSAALAKTTQPAMALFFKGALCNWLVCLAIWMAVRTEGTAKFIAIWWCLLAFIASGYEHSIANMTVFALSWFGQHNADLTMSGIGHNLLWVTLGNMFSGMVLMGLGYWYATPQAQRPQPEAQAAPLKAV; the protein is encoded by the coding sequence ATGTTTACTGACACCCTGAATAAATGCGCCGCCAATGCGGCGCGCATTGTGCGTACTGCACAGCACAGTCCGCTGGCTTTTTGGATCGGTTCAGCAATGGCCGGCGCCTATGTGGGCCTGGCAATTATCCTGATCTTCACGCTCGGTAATCTGGTCGATGCGGCTTATCGTCCACTGCTGATGGGAGCGACCTTTGGGATTGCGCTGACGCTGGTGATCATCGCCGGTTCCGAGCTGTTCACCGGTCATACTATGTTCCTCACCATTGGCGTGAAAGCCGGCACCATCAAACAAGGTCAGATGTGGTGCGTGTTGCCGCAAACCTGGTTAGGAAATTTGGTCGGCTCGGTGCTGGTGGCACTGATTTATTACTATGCCGCGGGTCCGCTGCTGCCAAATGCTGGCTCGCTGATCCACAGCGCAGCGCTGGCGAAAACCACGCAGCCGGCCATGGCACTGTTCTTTAAAGGCGCACTGTGTAACTGGCTGGTGTGCCTGGCGATCTGGATGGCGGTGCGTACGGAAGGGACGGCGAAGTTTATCGCCATCTGGTGGTGTTTACTGGCGTTTATCGCTTCCGGCTATGAGCACTCGATTGCCAACATGACGGTCTTTGCGCTGTCGTGGTTTGGTCAGCATAATGCAGACCTCACAATGAGCGGTATCGGCCACAATTTGCTGTGGGTGACGCTGGGCAATATGTTCTCTGGCATGGTGCTGATGGGCCTTGGCTACTGGTATGCCACGCCGCAGGCGCAACGCCCGCAGCCCGAAGCGCAAGCCGCGCCGCTCAAAGCGGTATAA
- the cysG gene encoding siroheme synthase CysG: MDYFPLFCRLQGKRCLLVGGGDVAERKARLLLDAGADLHVGALDFSPAFQQWAQQGKLTLLPGAFDERWLDGCWLVIAATDDDAVNQQVGDVAEQRRIFCNLVDAPQEASAIMPSIIDRSPLMIAVSSGGRAPVLARLLREKLEAMLPQHLGELAALAGSLRSRVKRTFASMAQRRAFWERFFVSDRLAQTLANNDRPRAEHIVETLFDAPLSQQGEVVLVGAGPGDAGLLTLKGLQHIQQADVVVYDRLVSEPILNLVRRDAERIFVGKQAGHHCVPQAQINQVLLEQAQSGKRVVRLKGGDPFIFGRGGEELELLAQHHIPFSVVPGITAASGCAAYSGIPLTHRDHAQSVRFVTGHLQQHGEIEWRKLAAEQQTLVFYMGLAQAPEIQQQLLQHGMDATMPVAIVQNGTTPQQRVETATLAELATLAQQFVSPALIIVGRVVELRSQLRWF, from the coding sequence ATGGACTACTTTCCGCTGTTTTGCCGCCTGCAGGGCAAACGTTGTTTATTGGTTGGCGGTGGTGATGTGGCTGAGCGCAAAGCGCGTTTGCTGCTGGATGCCGGTGCCGATCTGCACGTGGGCGCGCTGGATTTCTCCCCTGCCTTCCAGCAGTGGGCACAACAGGGAAAGTTGACTTTACTACCCGGCGCGTTTGATGAGCGCTGGCTCGACGGCTGCTGGCTGGTGATTGCCGCCACCGACGATGACGCGGTCAATCAGCAGGTTGGCGATGTGGCTGAGCAGCGTCGCATCTTCTGTAATCTGGTGGATGCACCACAGGAAGCCAGCGCCATTATGCCATCGATAATTGACCGCTCACCGCTGATGATTGCGGTGTCATCCGGCGGTCGTGCGCCGGTGCTGGCGCGTTTACTGCGGGAAAAACTCGAAGCGATGCTGCCACAGCATCTCGGTGAGCTGGCTGCACTAGCCGGTTCGTTGCGCAGCCGTGTGAAGCGCACCTTCGCCAGCATGGCGCAGCGCCGCGCGTTCTGGGAACGTTTTTTTGTCAGCGATCGCCTGGCACAAACCCTGGCAAATAATGATCGGCCGCGCGCGGAGCATATCGTCGAGACCTTATTCGATGCGCCGCTGTCGCAGCAAGGCGAAGTGGTGCTGGTGGGCGCCGGGCCGGGCGATGCCGGATTGCTGACGTTGAAAGGCCTGCAGCATATTCAGCAGGCCGATGTAGTGGTGTATGACCGCTTAGTCTCCGAGCCGATTCTCAATCTGGTGCGCCGCGATGCTGAGCGTATCTTCGTCGGCAAACAGGCGGGCCATCACTGCGTGCCGCAAGCGCAGATCAATCAGGTTTTGCTTGAGCAGGCGCAGAGCGGCAAGCGCGTGGTGCGACTGAAAGGCGGCGATCCCTTTATCTTTGGTCGCGGCGGCGAAGAGCTTGAACTGTTGGCGCAGCACCATATTCCGTTTAGCGTGGTGCCGGGCATTACTGCCGCATCGGGCTGTGCTGCCTACAGCGGCATTCCGCTTACGCATCGCGACCACGCGCAAAGCGTGCGTTTCGTGACCGGCCATTTGCAGCAGCACGGGGAAATCGAATGGCGCAAGCTGGCCGCCGAGCAGCAAACGCTGGTGTTCTATATGGGACTGGCGCAGGCGCCTGAGATCCAGCAGCAGCTGTTGCAGCACGGCATGGATGCGACCATGCCAGTCGCGATTGTGCAGAATGGCACCACGCCGCAGCAGCGGGTCGAAACCGCAACCCTGGCTGAGCTGGCGACGTTAGCGCAGCAGTTTGTCAGTCCAGCTCTGATTATTGTTGGTCGCGTTGTGGAACTGCGCTCACAGTTACGCTGGTTCTGA
- the trpS gene encoding tryptophan--tRNA ligase, whose translation MSKPIVFSGAQPSGELTIGNYMGALRQWVQMQDDFHCIYCIVDLHAITVRQDPVALRKATLDTLALYLACGIDPAKSTIFVQSHVPEHAQLSWVLNCYAYFGELSRMTQFKDKSARYSENITAGLFDYPVLMAADILLYQTNQVPVGEDQKQHLELSRDIAQRFNALYGDVFKVPEPFIPKSGARVMSLLEPTKKMSKSDDNRNNVIGLLEDTKAVVKKIKRAVTDSAEPPVVRYDIKEKAGVSNLLDILAGVTGKTIAELEQEFEGKMYGHLKGAVADAVSGMLTDLQERYHRFRNDEELLNQVMRDGAAKARAHAQETLKKVYEAVGFVAQP comes from the coding sequence ATGAGCAAACCCATCGTTTTCAGCGGCGCCCAGCCTTCCGGTGAACTGACCATTGGCAACTATATGGGTGCGCTGCGTCAGTGGGTGCAGATGCAGGATGATTTCCACTGCATTTACTGCATCGTCGATCTGCACGCCATCACCGTACGTCAGGATCCGGTTGCGCTGCGTAAAGCCACGCTGGATACCTTAGCGCTGTACCTTGCCTGCGGCATCGACCCGGCCAAAAGTACCATCTTTGTTCAGTCGCATGTGCCAGAGCATGCGCAGCTGAGCTGGGTGCTGAACTGCTACGCCTATTTCGGCGAGCTGAGCCGCATGACGCAATTCAAAGATAAATCAGCGCGTTACTCGGAAAACATCACTGCCGGCCTGTTTGATTATCCGGTGCTGATGGCGGCAGACATCCTGTTGTATCAAACCAATCAGGTGCCGGTGGGCGAAGATCAGAAGCAGCATCTGGAACTGAGCCGCGATATCGCACAGCGCTTCAATGCGCTGTATGGCGACGTGTTCAAAGTGCCTGAGCCGTTCATTCCGAAATCGGGCGCGCGTGTGATGTCGCTGCTTGAGCCAACCAAAAAGATGTCCAAGTCAGACGACAACCGTAACAACGTGATTGGTCTGCTGGAAGACACCAAAGCGGTGGTGAAGAAGATCAAACGCGCAGTGACTGACTCTGCCGAGCCGCCCGTGGTGCGCTACGACATCAAAGAGAAAGCCGGTGTTTCTAACCTGCTGGACATTCTCGCTGGCGTCACAGGCAAAACCATTGCCGAGCTGGAGCAGGAGTTTGAAGGCAAAATGTATGGCCATCTGAAAGGCGCGGTTGCGGATGCAGTTTCAGGCATGCTGACCGATTTGCAGGAGCGTTATCATCGTTTCCGCAACGATGAAGAGCTGCTCAATCAGGTGATGCGCGATGGCGCAGCGAAAGCCCGAGCGCATGCGCAGGAAACGCTAAAGAAAGTGTACGAAGCGGTAGGTTTTGTCGCACAGCCATAA